The following DNA comes from Tunturibacter psychrotolerans.
TTGGATGCGTTCTCGCCCCAGTCGTGGCCCCTGGTGTGGAAGAGAAAGGCCCAGCCGAGGATTGCGGCGGCGATGAGACCGTGAAACACGATCGAGCCGACGAAGTTCGCGCCAAGCTTGTCGTCGTTGTCGCTGTGGCGGTCGAATGTGAGAGTCGTGGCTATGTCACCCTCCTCACTTTTGGATCGGCTGGGTGACGATGCTGATGTTGGTAATGCCGGCTTGCTTGACGGCATCCATGACGGAGGCGAAGGCGCCAAAGGGCACACGCTCGTCGGCTCGCAGGTAGATGATGCGCTTGGAGGGCTCGGCTTTGCCGGTGGATCTCAGGAGCGTGGGGAGTTCATTGACGTTGACGGGCTTGTCCTGCAGGAAGACGTTCTGCTCGCGGTCGATGGTGACGACCATGCGCTCTTCGGTGAGTTGATTTACAGAGCGCGTTTTGGGAATCGCGACTTCTACCCCGGACTGCAAGACGGGTGCGGTGAGCATGAAGATGAGCAGGAGCACGAGAACGACGTCGACCAGCGGAGTGATGTTGATCTCGGCGAGCGCGGTCTGGGTGTGCCCTTTTGTTGAGAAGGCCATTTTTAGAAGGTCCTCCTACGCACTTCCTCCGGTTGCTGCTGCTGTTGCGACGGGCTAGGCGGACTGACCATGGCAGCGTTTTCGATGGCGTTGAGAAGTTCGCGGCCGAAGTCGTCCATGCGGGCGGCGAATTCGCGCAGGCGTGCGGTGAGTTGGTTGTAGCC
Coding sequences within:
- a CDS encoding ExbD/TolR family protein: MAFSTKGHTQTALAEINITPLVDVVLVLLLIFMLTAPVLQSGVEVAIPKTRSVNQLTEERMVVTIDREQNVFLQDKPVNVNELPTLLRSTGKAEPSKRIIYLRADERVPFGAFASVMDAVKQAGITNISIVTQPIQK